A DNA window from Candidatus Roseilinea sp. contains the following coding sequences:
- the rbsA gene encoding ribose import ATP-binding protein RbsA, with product MTTPIIELREISKQFPGVRALDRVSFAVREGEVHALLGENGAGKSTLIKILTGAYQPDSGEILLRGQPIRIPDTRHGLSLGIAAIYQELSLYPDLTIAENIFMGHQPGARWLVNWQRMEEQARAILQELDASDLDVTQPVRGLSVGNQQRIEIAKALSQNARILIMDEPTAALTKHDVDRLFEIVRRLRERGVAIIYISHRLEEVFLLADRVTVLRDGQVVGETMTVSKTNQAELIRMMVGRTLDTLYPKEDVQPGDVVLDVCNLGYGGKIRNVSFTLRRGEIVGLAGLVGAGRSELAQVLFGITPAQSGEVRIEGRAVRINNPRDAMGLGIAYVPEDRKNQGLLVQMNVRENVTLAVLRWLLRHGFVDYDREARLTQEYVDLLRIRTPSFAQRVGNLSGGNQQKVVVAKWLASKPRVLILDEPTRGIDVGAKAEIHRLMSMLAQQGLAILMISSELPEILGMSDRVLVMRRGEIVAELDRAHATQEAVIAAAMGADDLRSEPVLAS from the coding sequence ATGACCACGCCAATTATCGAGCTTCGTGAGATCAGTAAGCAATTCCCCGGTGTGCGCGCGCTCGATCGAGTCAGCTTCGCCGTGCGAGAGGGCGAAGTGCATGCATTACTCGGCGAAAATGGTGCAGGGAAGTCTACGTTGATCAAGATCCTCACCGGCGCATACCAACCTGACAGCGGCGAGATTCTCCTGCGTGGACAGCCTATCCGCATTCCCGACACGCGCCATGGCCTATCGCTGGGCATCGCTGCCATTTATCAAGAGCTGAGCCTCTATCCAGACTTGACCATAGCCGAGAACATCTTCATGGGCCACCAGCCTGGGGCACGCTGGCTGGTGAACTGGCAGCGCATGGAGGAGCAGGCGCGTGCCATCTTGCAGGAATTAGACGCTAGCGACCTCGATGTAACACAGCCTGTGCGCGGGCTGAGTGTAGGCAATCAGCAACGTATCGAGATCGCTAAGGCACTTTCACAGAATGCACGCATCCTGATCATGGATGAGCCGACGGCGGCTTTGACCAAGCACGACGTGGATCGGCTTTTTGAGATCGTCCGGCGTTTGCGCGAGCGTGGCGTTGCCATCATCTACATCAGCCATCGCCTGGAGGAAGTGTTTTTGCTCGCCGATCGTGTGACCGTGCTGCGCGATGGGCAGGTGGTGGGTGAGACGATGACAGTGTCGAAGACCAACCAGGCAGAGCTGATCCGCATGATGGTAGGCCGTACGCTGGACACACTCTATCCTAAGGAGGATGTGCAACCCGGAGACGTCGTACTCGATGTATGCAATCTGGGCTACGGCGGGAAGATACGCAACGTCAGCTTTACTTTGCGTCGTGGTGAAATCGTTGGGTTAGCTGGGTTGGTCGGTGCAGGTCGCTCCGAACTGGCACAGGTGCTTTTCGGTATCACGCCTGCCCAGTCGGGCGAAGTGCGTATCGAGGGGCGTGCAGTACGCATTAACAACCCGCGCGACGCGATGGGGCTCGGCATCGCCTATGTGCCTGAGGACCGCAAGAATCAGGGGCTGCTGGTGCAGATGAATGTGCGCGAGAACGTCACGTTGGCTGTGCTGCGCTGGCTCCTGCGTCACGGCTTCGTTGATTACGACCGTGAGGCGCGCTTGACGCAAGAATATGTGGATCTACTGCGCATTCGCACGCCATCATTCGCGCAGCGGGTAGGCAACCTTTCCGGCGGTAACCAGCAGAAGGTCGTCGTAGCAAAGTGGCTGGCGTCTAAGCCACGCGTGCTGATCCTGGATGAGCCGACGCGTGGAATTGACGTAGGCGCGAAGGCAGAGATTCACCGGCTGATGAGTATGCTTGCCCAACAGGGCCTCGCCATCCTAATGATCTCGTCCGAGCTGCCTGAAATCCTAGGTATGAGTGACCGTGTGCTGGTGATGCGCCGGGGCGAGATCGTCGCCGAATTGGATCGCGCGCATGCTACTCAGGAGGCCGTCATTGCCGCGGCGATGGGCGCAGACGACCTGCGCAGTGAACCGGTGCTAGCTTCATAA